In the genome of Drosophila yakuba strain Tai18E2 chromosome 3R, Prin_Dyak_Tai18E2_2.1, whole genome shotgun sequence, one region contains:
- the LOC6538050 gene encoding protein TRC8 homolog isoform X2, which produces MSVRTKVLGLVDVMMRVPPVMVIDEVLKIDMGLHTWLNPNKDKLASEALTAPPEAAGSRDTFASIKEFFGLSAAEDAIAHMTSSAQSALEQSIENASKTAKTHGVLSTGFNSLMSELSKDETLANVLSIITVKFVICVFAFLTAACIFMLWTRHLVMVYMFLTSLGLTFLSYWSNVSALSLMERSPSLLEELMSLNTTRLLDSGGVVMSLAPHLMAQWFMGMLFAYIHLGPRFEMLQKSMPIIFTSPILLAMMPLPAKVVQHLPVVAAFTPIILTKITLMHSAMEASRTVYNGYQYAMNFVSNFGLSALIENEWQRLNVPNVLRVFWTIRLIQGGYALATTESDEPLDLMTATQKLLVDGCETLTAVLGMTGVISMICHYIGRGFQWYLMTYDNDEEKSLGTVSAVLFYILALQTGLTSLSPDKRFIRLCRNLCLLITAMLHFLHNIVSPILMSLSAARNPSRKRHVRALTVCAFLVVMPVSLLYYLWSQRSISTWLLAVTAFSVEVIVKVLVSLATYTLFLLDARRQFFWEKLDDYLYYVRAFGNSVEFCFGILLFINGAWILIFESGGAIRAIMMCIHAYFNIWCEARAGWSVFMKRRSAVHKISALPEATPAQLQAFDDVCAICYQEMYSAKITRCRHFFHGVCLRKWLYVQDRCPLCHEIMMYTDKADENAQEAEPAAAVQAEQPIRIYPRDDGNNAAAPRRSPERVPVEAAEAAASSTSNAAVVIGAEAVSAIVESAAAVGEARSLGSVSSVASNATHRISASGSSDSSYMSASAQPPPPTATSAAAVATAAASNTTHMFRMSQDQQ; this is translated from the exons ATGTCCGTGCGGACGAAGGTACTCGGCCTGGTGGACGTGATGATGCGCGTGCCACCGGTGATGGTCATCGATGAGGTGCTGAAGATCGACATGGGCCTGCACACGTGGCTCAATCCCAACAAGGACAAGCTGGCCAGTGAGGCGTTGACAGCGCCACCGGAAGCAGCCGGCAGCCGGGATACGTTTGCCAGCATCAAGGAGTTCTTCGGCCTCAGTGCGGCCGAGGATGCGATCGCCCACATGACCTCCTCCGCCCAATCCGCCCTGGAACAGAGCATCGAGAACGCCTCCAAGACGGCCAAAACGCACGGCGTGCTCAGCACCGGCTTCAACTCGCTGATGAGCGAGCTGTCCAAGGACGAAACGCTGGCGAATGTGCTCAGCATCATTACGGTCAAGTTCGTCATCTGCGTGTTCG CTTTCCTTACCGCCGCGTGCATCTTCATGCTGTGGACCCGCCACCTGGTGATGGTCTACATGTTCCTCACCTCGCTGGGCCTCACCTTCCTGTCCTACTGGTCCAATGTGAGCGCATTGTCGCTGATGGAGCGTAGTCCCAGCTTGCTGGAGGAGCTCATGTCGCTGAACACCACGAGGTTGCTGGACTCGGGCGGAGTTGTCATGTCGCTGGCGCCGCACCTGATGGCCCAGTGGTTCATGGGCATGCTGTTCGCGTACATTCACCTGGGTCCGAGGTTCGAGATGCTCCAGAAATCGATGCCCATCATCTTTACTAGTCCAATTCTGTTGGCCATGATGCCGCTGCCGGCGAAAGTGGTGCAACACCTGCCCGTGGTGGCCGCATTTACGCCCATCATTCTCACAAAGATCACGCTGATGCACAGCGCCATGGAGGCGAGTCGAACGGTCTACAATGGTTACCAGTACGCCATGAACTTTGTGTCCAACTTTGGACTGTCGGCGCTCATCGAAAACGAATGGCAGCGGCTTAATGTGCCCAACGTTCTGAGGGTTTTTTGGACCATCAG ATTAATACAAGGCGGCTATGCTCTGGCCACGACGGAATCGGACGAGCCCCTGGATCTAATGACGGCCACACAGAAGCTGCTCGTCGATGGCTGTGAGACGCTGACGGCGGTCCTGGGCATGACGGGCGTCATCTCGATGATCTGCCACTACATCGGACGCGGCTTCCAGTGGTACCTGATGACCTACGACAACGACGAGGAGAAGTCGCTGGGCACTGTCTCCGCAGTGCTCTTCTACATCCTCGCTCTGCAGACGGGACTAACATCGCTGTCGCCGGACAAACGCTTCATCAGACTGTGCCGGAATCTGTGCCTGCTGATTACCGCCATGCTGCACTTCCTGCACAACATCGTGTCGCCCATTCTGATGTCGCTCAGTGCGGCACGCAATCCCTCGCGTAAGCGCCATGTGCGCGCCCTCACCGTCTGCGCCTTCCTCGTGGTGATGCCCGTCTCCCTGCTCTACTACCTCTGGTCGCAGCGCTCCATCTCCACCTGGCTGCTGGCGGTTACTGCCTTCTCCGTGGAGGTCATCGTCAAG GTTCTCGTTTCGCTGGCCACCTACACGCTCTTTCTGCTGGACGCGCGGCGGCAGTTCTTCTGGGAGAAGCTGGACGACTACCTCTACTATGTGCGTGCCTTTGGCAACTCGGTGGAGTTCTGCTTCGGCATCCTGCTGTTCATCAACGGCGCTTGGATTCTGATCTTCGAGTCTG GCGGCGCCATCAGAGCGATCATGATGTGCATCCATGCCTACTTCAATATCTGGTGCGAGGCTCGTGCAGGCTGGTCGGTCTTCATGAAGCGGCGTTCGGCAGTCCACAAGATCTCAGCCCTGCCAGAGGCAACTCCAGCCCAGCTGCAGGCATTCGACGACGTCTGCGCCATCTGCTATCAG GAAATGTATTCTGCGAAGATCACACGGTGTCGCCACTTCTTCCACGGCGTTTGTCTGCGCAAGTGGCTGTACGTGCAGGATCGTTGCCCCCTGTGCCACGAGATCATGATGTACACGGACAAGGCGGACGAGAATGCGCAGGAAGCGGAGCCAGCGGCGGCTGTCCAGGCCGAGCAGCCCATTCGGATATATCCGCGCGAC GACGGCAACAACGCAGCTGCGCCGCGACGCTCGCCGGAGCGCGTTCCAGTCGAAGCAGCAGAGGCGGCGGCCAGCAGCACCTCCAATGCAGCGGTGGTGATCGGAGCGGAGGCCGTGTCGGCCATCGTGGAGTCGGCGGCGGCTGTGGGCGAGGCGCGTTCGCTGGGCAGCGTGAGCAGCGTGGCCAGCAATGCCACGCATAGAATCAGCGCCAGCGGGAGCAGCGACAGCAGCTACATGTCCGCATCCGCCCAACCGCCTCCGCCGACGGCCActtcggctgctgctgtggccACGGCGGCGGCCAGCAACACGACGCACATGTTCCGGATGTCGCAGGACCAGCAGTAA
- the LOC6538052 gene encoding protein Diedel gives MSSPIVTLLLVGICCLSFAQVARSECCTAREVVSYKMDRGDCQDVGGHGDYPLRCEVTICADGVAQVGTFCGQGSCNIFGCHCDGGCLFGEWSEDFARKNQKYGIHIVDVRRIPL, from the coding sequence ATGTCATCCCCAATCGTCACTCTGCTTCTCGTCGGGATCTGCTGCCTGTCCTTCGCCCAAGTGGCCAGGTCGGAGTGCTGCACTGCCAGGGAGGTGGTGTCTTACAAGATGGACAGAGGCGACTGCCAGGACGTGGGCGGCCATGGAGACTATCCGCTCAGGTGCGAAGTGACGATCTGCGCCGACGGAGTTGCCCAGGTGGGCACCTTCTGTGGCCAGGGATCGTGCAACATCTTTGGATGCCATTGCGATGGCGGCTGCCTGTTCGGCGAATGGTCCGAGGACTTTGCGAGGAAGAACCAGAAATACGGCATCCACATCGTTGATGTCAGGAGGATACCATTATAG
- the LOC6538053 gene encoding uncharacterized protein LOC6538053 — protein sequence MSYSAERALSLLYPLAIVSSLICCITSAVAWMHWQYVLNACPDTNCGCVLHGKSTFNSFEGGNIAYCHFATFGLLLPLIFALVLGIYHGYRMCIGRGKPKAGTATIRQRSGDMIVVTTESELTPDGLSPYYWLPATVISAIMAVYQLVYSAIFTDGFEVTCKQYREALLKEIQGVGNIVPVIKSRLSCAAVFDFMDYLVESISYERRRYGRINTAVCLYFTLVFAWIALFAWLLICLINVIHLRRTKAARV from the exons ATGTCGTACTCCGCGGAACGAGCGCTGTCCCTCCTCTACCCGCTGGCCATAGTGTCCTCGCTGATCTGCTGCATCACCTCGGCGGTGGCCTGGATGCACTGGCAGTACGTGCTCAACGCCTGCCCGGACACCAACTGCGGATGCGTGCTGCACGGGAAGAGCACGTTCAACAGCTTCGAGGGCGGCAACATCGCCTACTGCCACTTCGCCACCTTCGGCCTCCTGCTGCCCCTCATCTTCGCCCTCGTGCTGGGCATCTACCACGGCTATCGCATGTGcattgggcgtggcaagccCAAGGCGGGCACTGCCACCATCCGGCAGCG CTCCGGTGACATGATCGTGGTGACCACCGAGTCGGAACTCACGCCCGATGGCCTCTCGCCCTACTACT GGCTGCCTGCCACCGTCATCTCGGCGATCATGGCCGTGTACCAGCTGGTCTACTCGGCCATATTCACGGACGGATTCGAGGTGACCTGCAAGCAGTACAGGGAGGCGCTGCTGAAGGAGATCCAGGGCGTGGGCAACATAGTGCCCGTGATCAAGTCGCGTCTCTCCTGCGCGGCCGTCTTCGACTTCATGGACTACCTGGTGGAGAGCATTTCGTACGAGCGGCGACGCTACGGTCGCATCAACACCGCCGTCTGCCTCTACTTCACCCTGGTCTTCGCCTGGATCGCCCTGTTCGCCTGGCTGCTCATCTGCCTGATCAACGTCATCCATCTGCGGCGCACGAAGGCCGCCCGAGTTTGA
- the LOC6538050 gene encoding protein TRC8 homolog isoform X1 codes for MSVRTKVLGLVDVMMRVPPVMVIDEVLKIDMGLHTWLNPNKDKLASEALTAPPEAAGSRDTFASIKEFFGLSAAEDAIAHMTSSAQSALEQSIENASKTAKTHGVLSTGFNSLMSELSKDETLANVLSIITVKFVICVFAFLTAACIFMLWTRHLVMVYMFLTSLGLTFLSYWSNVSALSLMERSPSLLEELMSLNTTRLLDSGGVVMSLAPHLMAQWFMGMLFAYIHLGPRFEMLQKSMPIIFTSPILLAMMPLPAKVVQHLPVVAAFTPIILTKITLMHSAMEASRTVYNGYQYAMNFVSNFGLSALIENEWQRLNVPNVLRVFWTIRLIQGGYALATTESDEPLDLMTATQKLLVDGCETLTAVLGMTGVISMICHYIGRGFQWYLMTYDNDEEKSLGTVSAVLFYILALQTGLTSLSPDKRFIRLCRNLCLLITAMLHFLHNIVSPILMSLSAARNPSRKRHVRALTVCAFLVVMPVSLLYYLWSQRSISTWLLAVTAFSVEVIVKVLVSLATYTLFLLDARRQFFWEKLDDYLYYVRAFGNSVEFCFGILLFINGAWILIFESDQNATGGAIRAIMMCIHAYFNIWCEARAGWSVFMKRRSAVHKISALPEATPAQLQAFDDVCAICYQEMYSAKITRCRHFFHGVCLRKWLYVQDRCPLCHEIMMYTDKADENAQEAEPAAAVQAEQPIRIYPRDDGNNAAAPRRSPERVPVEAAEAAASSTSNAAVVIGAEAVSAIVESAAAVGEARSLGSVSSVASNATHRISASGSSDSSYMSASAQPPPPTATSAAAVATAAASNTTHMFRMSQDQQ; via the exons ATGTCCGTGCGGACGAAGGTACTCGGCCTGGTGGACGTGATGATGCGCGTGCCACCGGTGATGGTCATCGATGAGGTGCTGAAGATCGACATGGGCCTGCACACGTGGCTCAATCCCAACAAGGACAAGCTGGCCAGTGAGGCGTTGACAGCGCCACCGGAAGCAGCCGGCAGCCGGGATACGTTTGCCAGCATCAAGGAGTTCTTCGGCCTCAGTGCGGCCGAGGATGCGATCGCCCACATGACCTCCTCCGCCCAATCCGCCCTGGAACAGAGCATCGAGAACGCCTCCAAGACGGCCAAAACGCACGGCGTGCTCAGCACCGGCTTCAACTCGCTGATGAGCGAGCTGTCCAAGGACGAAACGCTGGCGAATGTGCTCAGCATCATTACGGTCAAGTTCGTCATCTGCGTGTTCG CTTTCCTTACCGCCGCGTGCATCTTCATGCTGTGGACCCGCCACCTGGTGATGGTCTACATGTTCCTCACCTCGCTGGGCCTCACCTTCCTGTCCTACTGGTCCAATGTGAGCGCATTGTCGCTGATGGAGCGTAGTCCCAGCTTGCTGGAGGAGCTCATGTCGCTGAACACCACGAGGTTGCTGGACTCGGGCGGAGTTGTCATGTCGCTGGCGCCGCACCTGATGGCCCAGTGGTTCATGGGCATGCTGTTCGCGTACATTCACCTGGGTCCGAGGTTCGAGATGCTCCAGAAATCGATGCCCATCATCTTTACTAGTCCAATTCTGTTGGCCATGATGCCGCTGCCGGCGAAAGTGGTGCAACACCTGCCCGTGGTGGCCGCATTTACGCCCATCATTCTCACAAAGATCACGCTGATGCACAGCGCCATGGAGGCGAGTCGAACGGTCTACAATGGTTACCAGTACGCCATGAACTTTGTGTCCAACTTTGGACTGTCGGCGCTCATCGAAAACGAATGGCAGCGGCTTAATGTGCCCAACGTTCTGAGGGTTTTTTGGACCATCAG ATTAATACAAGGCGGCTATGCTCTGGCCACGACGGAATCGGACGAGCCCCTGGATCTAATGACGGCCACACAGAAGCTGCTCGTCGATGGCTGTGAGACGCTGACGGCGGTCCTGGGCATGACGGGCGTCATCTCGATGATCTGCCACTACATCGGACGCGGCTTCCAGTGGTACCTGATGACCTACGACAACGACGAGGAGAAGTCGCTGGGCACTGTCTCCGCAGTGCTCTTCTACATCCTCGCTCTGCAGACGGGACTAACATCGCTGTCGCCGGACAAACGCTTCATCAGACTGTGCCGGAATCTGTGCCTGCTGATTACCGCCATGCTGCACTTCCTGCACAACATCGTGTCGCCCATTCTGATGTCGCTCAGTGCGGCACGCAATCCCTCGCGTAAGCGCCATGTGCGCGCCCTCACCGTCTGCGCCTTCCTCGTGGTGATGCCCGTCTCCCTGCTCTACTACCTCTGGTCGCAGCGCTCCATCTCCACCTGGCTGCTGGCGGTTACTGCCTTCTCCGTGGAGGTCATCGTCAAG GTTCTCGTTTCGCTGGCCACCTACACGCTCTTTCTGCTGGACGCGCGGCGGCAGTTCTTCTGGGAGAAGCTGGACGACTACCTCTACTATGTGCGTGCCTTTGGCAACTCGGTGGAGTTCTGCTTCGGCATCCTGCTGTTCATCAACGGCGCTTGGATTCTGATCTTCGAGTCTG ACCAAAATGCTACAGGCGGCGCCATCAGAGCGATCATGATGTGCATCCATGCCTACTTCAATATCTGGTGCGAGGCTCGTGCAGGCTGGTCGGTCTTCATGAAGCGGCGTTCGGCAGTCCACAAGATCTCAGCCCTGCCAGAGGCAACTCCAGCCCAGCTGCAGGCATTCGACGACGTCTGCGCCATCTGCTATCAG GAAATGTATTCTGCGAAGATCACACGGTGTCGCCACTTCTTCCACGGCGTTTGTCTGCGCAAGTGGCTGTACGTGCAGGATCGTTGCCCCCTGTGCCACGAGATCATGATGTACACGGACAAGGCGGACGAGAATGCGCAGGAAGCGGAGCCAGCGGCGGCTGTCCAGGCCGAGCAGCCCATTCGGATATATCCGCGCGAC GACGGCAACAACGCAGCTGCGCCGCGACGCTCGCCGGAGCGCGTTCCAGTCGAAGCAGCAGAGGCGGCGGCCAGCAGCACCTCCAATGCAGCGGTGGTGATCGGAGCGGAGGCCGTGTCGGCCATCGTGGAGTCGGCGGCGGCTGTGGGCGAGGCGCGTTCGCTGGGCAGCGTGAGCAGCGTGGCCAGCAATGCCACGCATAGAATCAGCGCCAGCGGGAGCAGCGACAGCAGCTACATGTCCGCATCCGCCCAACCGCCTCCGCCGACGGCCActtcggctgctgctgtggccACGGCGGCGGCCAGCAACACGACGCACATGTTCCGGATGTCGCAGGACCAGCAGTAA
- the LOC6538051 gene encoding F-box/LRR-repeat protein fbxl-1, translated as MDISTDIWGQLAVEASQVYLSDGTVRSPFADTTIEKLPDKVLLHIFSYLSHREICRLARICRRWRQIAYDTRLWKNVSLRPEVSGLHVGSLEMLLQLISVRFGPTLRYIELPIELITHTVLHELSAKCPNLTHMLLDFSTAMQLHDFSEMQAFPTKLRYMCVCLSEVIFMEGFMRKIYNFINGLEVLHLIGTYEKCEEEEEEIYEVINVHKLKSATPNLRVINLYGINFIDDSHIDAFSSNCIQLECLAVNFCNKVTGSTLKTLIQRSKRLTCLLMNGTSLKSEFVMQAEWDKCALQELDITATDLSPECLVDMLTRIPSLKFLSAGQINGFNDGVLKQWMESGTTRSLISLDLDSSDNISDEGLLKFIQRQGHQLSACCLSGMPHITDQLWMSILPLLGNCKIIVMGTAEKLGVNIHVDQLMDTIASNCGNLERLELRWDPDNLRFSDKSQKAIDILRVKCLKLRCMVLSDGRYYETVKANFERADRITVVRTTTCCRVSPYHLLRNYNDLIFN; from the exons ATGGATATATCCACCGATATCTGGGGTCAGCTGGCCGTGGAGGCCTCCCAGGTTTACCTCTCCGACGGCACAGTTCGCAGTCCCTTCGCCGACACG ACCATCGAGAAGCTGCCCGACAAGGTGCTGCTGCACATCTTCTCGTACCTGTCGCACCGCGAGATCTGCCGCCTGGCGCGGATCTGCCGTCGATGGCGCCAGATTGCCTACGACACGCGCCTCTGGAAGAACGTGAGCCTGCGGCCGGAGGTCTCGGGTCTGCACGTGGGCTCCCTGgagatgctgctgcagctgatcTCGGTGAGATTTGGCCCGACGCTGCGCTACATCGAGCTGCCCATCGAACTGATTACGCACACGGTGCTCCATGAGCTGTCCGCCAAGTGTCCCAATTTGACGCACATGCTGCTGGACTTCTCCACAG CCATGCAGCTGCACGACTTCAGCGAGATGCAGGCCTTTCCCACCAAGCTGCGCTACATGTGCGTCTGCCTGTCGGAGGTGATCTTCATGGAGGGCTTCATGCGCAAGATCTACAACTTCATCAACGGCCTGGAGGTGCTGCACCTGATCGGCACCTACGAGAAgtgcgaggaggaggaggaggagatcTACGAGGTGATCAACGTGCACAAGCTCAAGTCGGCCACGCCCAATCTGCGTGTGATCAATCTGTATGGCATCAACTTCATCGACGACTCGCACATCGACGCCTTCAGCTCCAACTGCATCCAGCTGGAGTGCCTGGCCGTCAACTTCTGCAACAAGGTGACCGGCTCCACCCTGAAGACCCTCATCCAGCGCTCCAAGCGCCTCACCTGCCTGCTGATGAACGGCACCAGTTTGAAGTCCGAGTTCGTCATGCAGGCCGAGTGGGACAAGTGCGCCCTGCAGGAGCTGGACATCACGGCCACGGATCTGTCGCCCGAGTGCCTCGTGGACATGCTGACCAGGATACCCAGCCTCAAGTTCCTGTCGGCCGGCCAGATCAATGGCTTCAACGACGGCGTTCTCAAGCAGTGGATGGAGTCGGGCACCACCAG ATCCCTCATTTCGCTGGACCTGGACTCCTCGGACAACATCTCGGATGAGGGCCTGCTGAAGTTCATACAGCGCCAGGGTCACCAGCTGAGCGCCTGCTGCCTCTCGGGCATGCCGCACATCACCGACCAGCTGTGGATGAGCATCCTGCCCCTGCTGGGCAACTGCAA GATCATTGTCATGGGCACCGCGGAGAAGCTGGGCGTCAACATTCACGTGGACCAGCTGATGGACACCATTGCCTCGAACTGCGGCAACTTGGAGCGCCTGGAGCTGCGCTGGGATCCGGACAACCTGCGCTTCTCCGACAAGAGCCAAAAGGCCATCGATATTCTGCGCGTCAAGTGCCTCAAGCTGCGCTGCATGGTGCTCAG cGATGGTCGCTACTACGAGACGGTGAAGGCGAACTTCGAGCGTGCCGATCGCATCACCGTGGTGCGCACCACCACCTGTTGCCGCGTGTCGCCCTACCACCTGCTGCGCAACTACAACGACTTGATTTTCAACTGA
- the LOC6538055 gene encoding signal peptidase complex subunit 1, producing MLDIQTHMDFAGQGKAERWSRFIITFFGIVGLIYGAFVQQFSQTVYILGAGFVLSSLITIPPWPLYRRNALKWQKPIDTDAKSSSSESGDEGKKKKKQ from the exons ATGCTGGACATTCAGACGCATATG GACTTTGCCGGACAGGGCAAGGCGGAGCGCTGGTCCCGCTTCATCATCACCTTCTTTGGAATCGTGGGCCTCATTTACGGAGCATTCGTGCAGCAGTTCTCGCAGACGGTCTACATCCTGGGCGCCGGCTTCGTGCTCTCCTCCTTG ATCACCATTCCGCCGTGGCCACTGTATCGCCGCAATGCGCTCAAGTGGCAGAAGCCCATCGACACGGACGCCAAGTCGTCGAGCTCCGAGTCCGGGGACGagggcaagaagaagaagaagcagtaG
- the LOC6538056 gene encoding tRNA-uridine aminocarboxypropyltransferase 1, whose translation MTHPLEAPQRSRKYPFVHMRIADHSVLDTIEGRHNCHLCNRSRKFFCYSCYVPVGELEELLPRLELPLQVDIIKHKKEIDGKSSAVHAAVLAPQHVRIHTFPDIPDYREESGVVLIFPSATALAVPQLFERNVRLQTGDNYGLPKGHHMGTMLRRRMDEVELEEPQARRAWTLDSLPIRRAVFIDSTWNQSRGIYADERVRGLRTVVLQNRLSQFWRHQRGSPRWYLATIEAIHQFLLEVHINAWGLNTQYRGLDNLEITESFHQLAAPLRTQSAIEDVGREAPYNGQYDNLLFFFAHMYDLIHKYYDHNDLIAYRRPI comes from the coding sequence ATGACGCATCCCCTGGAGGCGCCACAGCGCAGCCGCAAGTACCCCTTCGTGCACATGCGCATCGCGGACCACAGCGTGCTGGACACCATCGAGGGGCGTCACAACTGCCACCTGTGCAACAGATCTCGGAAATTCTTCTGCTACAGCTGCTACGTGCCGGTGGGCGaactggaggagctgctgcccCGCCTGGAGCTGCCGCTGCAGGTGGACATCATCAAGCACAAGAAGGAGATCGACGGCAAGAGCTCGGCGGTGCACGCGGCCGTTTTGGCGCCGCAGCACGTGCGCATTCACACATTTCCGGACATACCGGACTACCGCGAGGAGTCGGGAGTGGTGCTCATCTTTCCCAGCGCCACTGCGCTCGCAGTGCCTCAGCTCTTCGAGCGAAACGTCCGGCTGCAGACTGGCGACAACTACGGCCTGCCCAAGGGCCATCACATGGGCACCATGCTGCGTCGGCGAATGGACgaggtggagctggaggagccgCAGGCGCGGCGAGCCTGGACGCTGGACAGCCTGCCCATTCGCCGCGCCGTGTTCATAGACAGCACCTGGAACCAGAGCCGCGGAATCTACGCGGACGAAAGGGTGCGCGGCCTGCGCACCGTGGTGCTGCAGAATCGACTGTCTCAGTTCTGGCGCCATCAGCGCGGCAGTCCGCGCTGGTACCTGGCCACCATTGAGGCCATCCACCAGTTCCTGCTGGAGGTGCACATCAATGCCTGGGGCCTGAACACACAGTACCGCGGCCTGGACAACCTGGAGATCACCGAGAGCTTCCACCAGCTGGCGGCGCCGCTCCGCACACAAAGTGCCATCGAGGATGTGGGCAGGGAGGCGCCGTACAATGGGCAGTATGACAACCTGCTGTTCTTCTTCGCCCACATGTACGATCTCATCCACAAGTACTACGACCACAACGATCTCATCGCCTACCGACGACCCATCTAG
- the LOC6538054 gene encoding protein Diedel encodes MTSPILTLLLVGICLCFVQVARSECCSSRQEVTYKMDRGDCEDVGGHGDYPLKCEVTICADGVAQVGTYCGQGSCNIFGCNCDGGCLTGEWSDDFVRKNQKYGIEIISVRWIPW; translated from the coding sequence ATGACATCCCCCATCCTCACTCTGCTGCTCGTCGGGATCTGCCTGTGCTTCGTCCAAGTGGCCAGGTCGGAATGCTGCTCCTCCCGGCAGGAGGTGACTTACAAGATGGACAGAGGCGACTGCGAGGACGTGGGCGGCCATGGAGACTATCCGCTCAAGTGCGAAGTGACGATCTGCGCCGATGGAGTCGCCCAGGTGGGCACCTACTGCGGCCAGGGATCGTGCAACATCTTCGGCTGCAACTGCGACGGTGGCTGCTTAACTGGCGAATGGTCCGATGACTTTGTGCGAAAGAACCAGAAATACGGAATTGAAATCATTTCAGTCAGGTGGATTCCATGGTAG